From a single Lewinella sp. LCG006 genomic region:
- the deoC gene encoding deoxyribose-phosphate aldolase — protein sequence MKIASFIDHTVLKPDATLADIQQVCKEAVTHGFAAVCVPPFYVAQARQALDGTPVKLATVIGFPLGYSATVAKVEEIKRAIDEGADEFDIVINIAAVKNANWSFVRNDIDRMLTACHLRAKQIKVIIETALLTEAEILEICKICNDLEPDYVKTSTGFNGAGATVDIVRLLRAKLKKEIKIKASGGIRTQEDAKALVEAGADRLGTSRGVELAD from the coding sequence ATGAAGATCGCCTCTTTTATCGACCATACCGTGCTTAAGCCGGATGCTACCCTTGCAGATATTCAGCAAGTATGCAAAGAAGCAGTAACTCATGGGTTCGCTGCGGTGTGTGTTCCTCCCTTTTATGTAGCCCAGGCTCGGCAGGCTCTCGATGGCACTCCTGTAAAACTGGCTACTGTTATTGGTTTTCCTTTAGGCTATTCGGCGACGGTCGCCAAGGTAGAAGAAATCAAGCGAGCCATTGACGAAGGTGCCGATGAGTTTGATATTGTGATAAATATTGCAGCGGTCAAAAATGCCAACTGGAGTTTTGTTCGCAATGATATTGATCGTATGTTGACGGCTTGCCATCTGCGTGCCAAACAGATCAAGGTAATCATTGAAACAGCCTTACTTACTGAAGCGGAAATTCTGGAGATTTGCAAAATTTGTAATGACCTCGAACCCGATTACGTAAAAACCTCCACTGGATTCAATGGTGCTGGTGCTACGGTCGATATTGTTCGCCTACTGCGTGCCAAACTCAAGAAAGAAATCAAGATCAAAGCCTCCGGAGGCATCCGTACTCAGGAAGATGCGAAGGCATTGGTGGAAGCTGGTGCTGATCGTTTGGGGACCTCTCGTGGGGTAGAACTAGCAGATTAA